A single Suricata suricatta isolate VVHF042 chromosome 2, meerkat_22Aug2017_6uvM2_HiC, whole genome shotgun sequence DNA region contains:
- the TRIM8 gene encoding E3 ubiquitin-protein ligase TRIM8, which produces MAENWKNCFEEELICPICLHVFVEPVQLPCKHNFCRGCIGEAWAKDTGLVRCPECNQAYNQKPGLEKNLKLTNIVEKFNALHVEKPPAALHCVFCRRGPPLPAQKVCLRCEAPCCQSHVQTHLQQPSTARGHLLVEADDVRAWSCPQHNAYRLYHCEAEQVAVCQYCCYYSGAHQGHSVCDVEIRRNEIRKMLMKQQDRLEEREQDIEDQLYKLESDKRLVEEKVSQLKEEVRLQYEKLHQLLDEDLRQTVEVLDKAQAKFCSENAAQALHLGERMQEAKKLLGSLQLLFDKTEDVSFMKNTKSVKILMDRTQTCTGSSLSPPKIGHLNSKLFLNEVAKKEKQLRKMLEGPFSTPVPFLQSVPLYPCGVSSSGAEKRKHSTAFPEASFLETSSGPVGSQYGAAGTASGEGQSGQPLGPCSSTQHLVALPGGAQPVHSSPVFPPSQYPNGSATQQPMLPQYGGRKILVCSVDNCYCSSVANHGGHQPYPRSGHFPWTVPSQEYSHPLPPTPSVPQSLPGLAVRDWLDASQQPGHQDFYRVYGQPSTKHYVTS; this is translated from the exons ATGGCGGAGAATTGGAAGAACTGCTTCGAGGAGGAACTCATCTGCCCCATCTGCCTGCATGTCTTCGTGGAGCCGGTGCAATTGCCATGCAAACACAACTTCTGTCGGGGCTGCATTGGCGAGGCGTGGGCCAAGGACACCGGCCTGGTGCGCTGCCCGGAGTGCAACCAGGCCTACAACCAGAAGCCGGGCCTGGAGAAGAACCTGAAGCTCACCAACATCGTGGAGAAGTTCAACGCCCTGCACGTGGAGAAGCCGCCGGCGGCGCTGCACTGCGTGTTCTGCCGCCGCGGCCCCCCGCTGCCCGCGCAGAAGGTCTGCCTGCGCTGCGAGGCGCCCTGCTGCCAGTCCCACGTGCAGACGCACCTGCAGCAGCCCTCCACCGCCCGCGGGCACCTCCTGGTGGAGGCGGACGACGTGCGGGCTTGGAGCTGCCCCCAGCACAACGCCTACCGCCTCTACCACTGCGAGGCCGAGCAGGTGGCCGTGTGCCAGTACTGCTGCTACTACAGCGGTGCGCATCAGGGACACTCGGTGTGCGACGTGGAGATCCGGAGGAATGAGATCCGG AAGATGCTGATGAAGCAGCAGGACCGTCTGGAGGAGCGGGAGCAGGACATTGAGGACCAGCTGTACAAACTCGAGTCTGACAAGCGCCTGGTGGAG GAGAAGGTGAGCCAGCTGAAGGAGGAGGTGCGGCTGCAGTATGAAAAGCTACACCAGCTGCTGGATGAGGACCTGCGGCAGACGGTGGAGGTCCTGGACAAGGCCCAGGCCAAGTTCTGCAGCGAGAATGCAGCGCAGGCGCTGCACCTCGGGGAGCGTATGCAGGAGGCCAAGAAGCTGCTGGGCTCCCTGCAGCTGCTCTTCGACAAGACCGAAGATGTCAGCTTCATGAAG aACACCAAGTCTGTGAAAATCCTAATGGACAG GACCCAGACCTGCACAGGCAGCAGCCTTTCTCCCCCTAAGATCGGCCACCTGAACTCCAAGCTCTTCCTGAATGAGGTGGCCAAGAAGGAGAAGCAGCTGCGGAAGATGCTAGAAG GCCCCTTCAGCACACCGGTGCCCTTCCTGCAGAGCGTCCCCCTGTACCCCTGTGGCGTGAGCAGCTCTGGGGCGGAAAAGCGCAAGCACTCAACGGCCTTCCCTGAGGCCAGTTTCCTAGAGACGTCGTCAGGCCCTGTGGGCAGCCAATATGGGGCAGCAGGCACAGCCAGCGGCGAGGGCCAGTCAGGGCAGCCCCTGGGGCCCTGCAGCTCCACGCAGCACTTGGTGGCCCTGCCGGGTGGCGCCCAACCGGTGCACTCAAGTCCTGTGTTCCCCCCATCACAGTATCCCAATGGCTCCGCCACCCAGCAGCCTATGCTCCCCCAGTATGGCGGCCGCAAGATTCTCGTCTGTTCTGTGGACAACTGTTACTGTTCTTCCGTGGCCAACCACGGTGGCCACCAGCCCTACCCCCGCTCCGGCCACTTTCCCTGGACAGTGCCCTCGCAGGAGTACTCACACCCGCTCCCGCCCACACCCTCCGTCCCCCAGTCCCTTCCTGGCCTGGCGGTCAGAGACTGGCTCGACGCCTCCCAGCAGCCTGGCCACCAGGATTTCTACAGGGTGTATGGGCAGCCGTCCACCAAACACTACGTGACGAGCTAA